From the genome of Tachysurus fulvidraco isolate hzauxx_2018 chromosome 20, HZAU_PFXX_2.0, whole genome shotgun sequence, one region includes:
- the ripply3 gene encoding protein ripply3: protein MLPPGVAAKISPVCHTQANRCHSIGLGAQLTGCPVIWRPWTPSVSDSHSKKKAIGSKKVSDMQGFHHPVRLFMPRSKIHEYLSHLGKKVLASFPVQATLHFYNDDSSSEEEDDDEDETETEFWVPVKRAT, encoded by the exons ATGCTTCCTCCTGGTGTAGCTGCAAAAATCTCACCTGTATGTCATACACAAGCCAACAGATGCCATTCGATAGGACTCGGTGCACAGCTCACTGG ATGTCCTGTAATATGGAGACCATGGACTCCCTCTGTGTCAGACAGTCAttctaaaaaa aaAGCTATTGGATCCAAGAAAGTGTCTGACATGCAAGGCTTTCATCACCCAGTGAG GCTGTTCATGCCAAGATCTAAAATCCACGAGTATTTGTCTCACCTGGGGAAGAAAGTTCTTGCCAGCTTTCCTGTTCAAGCCACTCTACACTTCTATAATGATGACTCCAGCTCTGAAGAGGAGGATGACGATGAAGATGAAACCGAGACCGAGTTTTGGGTTCCAGTAAAAAGAGCCACATAA